One Candidatus Nomurabacteria bacterium genomic window carries:
- a CDS encoding DUF1206 domain-containing protein, whose protein sequence is MSKQSSPRFKKSMPFGSIALVVLFVGLAVFGGYFFVKYQNVNTKYKEVTQSVEDRDRQLVQAVSKLYAVPAYEKEKPTVLLVSDKDQLKSASDASAKFFENAENNDYVLAYKDADISIIYRKGENRIIKIDNYSNFVAAANPINISLLAADTAQKSIQDKISQQFKNAVVSNKSTPKTAQTKGVVYATSPDFNDAAKQLAQLLGYDVGSLPAGEDAPAQGTDIVIVAPVANQ, encoded by the coding sequence ATGTCAAAACAAAGCTCACCACGTTTTAAAAAATCAATGCCATTTGGCAGTATTGCTCTTGTTGTTCTATTTGTTGGGTTAGCTGTGTTTGGCGGCTACTTTTTTGTTAAATATCAGAATGTGAATACAAAATACAAAGAAGTAACACAATCAGTAGAAGATAGAGACAGGCAATTGGTGCAGGCTGTTTCTAAATTATATGCTGTTCCTGCATACGAAAAAGAAAAACCAACAGTACTACTAGTGAGTGACAAAGATCAGCTAAAAAGTGCCTCAGATGCGTCTGCAAAGTTTTTTGAAAATGCAGAAAATAACGACTACGTTTTAGCATATAAAGATGCTGATATTTCTATCATTTATCGTAAAGGCGAAAATAGAATTATAAAAATAGATAATTATAGTAATTTTGTTGCAGCAGCTAACCCAATAAACATATCTTTATTGGCAGCAGATACTGCCCAGAAATCAATCCAAGATAAAATTAGTCAGCAATTTAAGAATGCAGTTGTTAGCAATAAAAGCACCCCCAAGACAGCACAAACAAAAGGTGTAGTGTATGCAACATCGCCAGATTTTAATGATGCCGCAAAGCAACTTGCTCAGTTATTAGGATACGACGTAGGTAGTTTGCCAGCTGGCGAAGATGCCCCTGCACAGGGCACAGATATTGTAATAGTAGCTCCGGTCGCAAATCAGTAA